One stretch of Deltaproteobacteria bacterium DNA includes these proteins:
- the rplJ gene encoding 50S ribosomal protein L10 → MNRAEKADTVAQLQERFQRAAVALVAIPKGLTVAQVTKLRRTIRAAGGEYKVPKNTLARRAIRETAYTKLDSLFEGPTSLVFGYSDPVAVTKALVKFVEESNAALAIKGGALEGQPMVAAQVKALATMPSIEALRARVVAMAKAPGARVVAAMKQPASRIAGAIEALVKQKQAEAGAAAPAAE, encoded by the coding sequence GTGAATCGCGCAGAAAAAGCCGACACTGTGGCCCAGTTACAGGAGCGCTTCCAGCGCGCGGCCGTAGCCCTGGTGGCAATTCCGAAAGGGCTGACGGTCGCCCAGGTCACCAAGCTGCGCCGCACCATTCGCGCCGCCGGCGGTGAGTACAAAGTGCCGAAGAACACCCTCGCCCGCCGCGCCATCCGAGAAACGGCGTATACCAAGCTGGACTCGCTATTCGAGGGGCCGACCAGCTTGGTGTTCGGCTACAGCGATCCGGTGGCGGTGACCAAGGCGCTGGTGAAGTTCGTCGAGGAGTCCAACGCTGCGCTTGCGATCAAAGGCGGCGCCTTAGAAGGGCAGCCCATGGTCGCGGCGCAAGTAAAAGCCCTGGCCACGATGCCCTCGATCGAGGCCCTGCGCGCGCGCGTGGTGGCGATGGCCAAGGCGCCGGGTGCCCGCGTGGTCGCGGCGATGAAACAGCCGGCGAGCCGCATCGCCGGCGCGATCGAAGCCTTAGTCAAACAGAAACAAGCAGAAGCCGGCGCTGCTGCGCCGGCGGCTGAGTAA
- a CDS encoding 50S ribosomal protein L1 gives MGKRLVAASKLVDRSKRYPLADAIKVLMSCPAPKFDETVEMAVRLGVDPRQADQNVRGTVVLPHGTGKSVRVAVFAKGEKEREAREAGADVVGGEELVKKISEEGWLEFDKAIATPDMMGLVGRIGKVLGPRGLMPNPKVGTVTFDVAKAVSELKAGKVEYRVEKAGIVHVPIGKRSFGPERLLENASTLLSSLIKAKPAAAKGNYLVSVAVSATMSPGVKVDPLATRTLAA, from the coding sequence ATCGGAAAGCGTCTCGTTGCGGCGAGCAAGTTGGTGGATCGGAGTAAGCGGTACCCGCTGGCCGATGCGATCAAGGTGCTGATGAGTTGCCCGGCACCCAAGTTCGATGAAACGGTGGAAATGGCCGTCCGACTCGGGGTCGATCCGCGCCAGGCCGACCAGAACGTGCGCGGCACCGTGGTGCTGCCGCACGGCACCGGCAAGTCGGTGCGCGTGGCCGTCTTCGCCAAGGGCGAGAAGGAACGCGAGGCGCGCGAGGCCGGCGCCGACGTGGTCGGCGGCGAAGAGCTGGTGAAGAAGATCAGCGAAGAAGGTTGGCTGGAATTCGACAAGGCAATCGCGACTCCCGATATGATGGGATTGGTCGGACGTATCGGGAAGGTGCTGGGGCCACGCGGCCTGATGCCGAACCCTAAAGTGGGTACCGTCACCTTCGATGTGGCCAAGGCCGTCAGCGAGCTGAAGGCCGGCAAGGTCGAGTATCGGGTCGAGAAAGCCGGGATCGTTCACGTGCCCATCGGCAAGCGTTCCTTCGGCCCCGAACGATTGCTTGAAAATGCTTCGACGTTGCTGAGCAGCCTGATCAAAGCCAAACCGGCCGCTGCCAAAGGCAACTACTTGGTCAGTGTAGCCGTGTCAGCGACCATGAGCCCGGGCGTGAAAGTCGACCCGCTGGCGACGCGCACTCTGGCTGCGTGA
- the rplL gene encoding 50S ribosomal protein L7/L12 has product MSEAHEWSSEVKEIGDKIVALTLLKAQELGDYLKVNYGIEAAAAAVVAAGPAAAGGGAAAAEAPEKDEFTVVLSGAGDKKIQVIKVIRELTSLGLKEAKDLVDGAPKPVKEGVSKAQAEEMKKKIEEAGGTVELK; this is encoded by the coding sequence ATGTCCGAAGCACACGAATGGTCCAGCGAGGTCAAAGAGATCGGCGACAAGATCGTCGCCCTGACGCTGCTTAAGGCGCAAGAGCTGGGCGACTACCTGAAGGTCAACTACGGCATCGAGGCCGCCGCTGCGGCCGTGGTGGCCGCCGGCCCGGCAGCCGCGGGCGGCGGTGCCGCCGCGGCGGAGGCGCCGGAGAAGGACGAGTTCACGGTGGTGCTTTCAGGCGCCGGCGACAAGAAGATCCAGGTGATCAAGGTCATCCGTGAGCTCACCAGCCTGGGCCTCAAGGAAGCCAAAGACCTCGTTGACGGCGCGCCGAAGCCCGTGAAAGAGGGCGTCAGCAAAGCCCAGGCGGAAGAGATGAAGAAGAAGATCGAAGAGGCGGGCGGTACGGTCGAACTCAAATAA
- the rplK gene encoding 50S ribosomal protein L11, giving the protein MAKKVIAEIKLQIPAGQANPSPPVGPALGQRGVNIMEFCKAFNAQTQAQAGLVIPVIITVYADRSFTFILKTPPAAILLKRAAGIEKGSGEPNKKKVGKVTRAQVREIAQLKMPDLTAESIEAAMRTVEGAARSMGLEVVE; this is encoded by the coding sequence TGGCAAAGAAGGTTATCGCGGAAATTAAGCTCCAGATTCCTGCCGGGCAGGCCAACCCCAGCCCACCGGTGGGCCCGGCCCTCGGCCAGCGCGGCGTCAACATTATGGAGTTCTGCAAGGCGTTCAACGCCCAGACGCAGGCCCAAGCCGGGCTGGTTATCCCCGTCATCATTACGGTTTACGCCGATCGCTCGTTCACCTTCATCCTCAAGACGCCCCCGGCCGCGATTCTGCTCAAACGCGCCGCCGGCATCGAAAAGGGTTCGGGTGAGCCGAATAAGAAGAAGGTCGGCAAGGTCACTAGGGCTCAGGTGCGCGAGATCGCTCAGCTCAAAATGCCCGACCTGACGGCGGAGAGCATCGAGGCCGCAATGCGGACCGTCGAGGGCGCGGCCCGCAGTATGGGCCTCGAGGTCGTTGAGTAA